A region from the Dinoroseobacter shibae DFL 12 = DSM 16493 genome encodes:
- a CDS encoding NAD-dependent epimerase/dehydratase family protein has protein sequence MTDLRKEGGSDGVDPLRGVRPHPEAGPALTAGNFRRLAKNGIGDPANAYVHGMEYFEGRLYCGMTRNSFKLLNLFPPIDPPALDPWPVDVPPNVRDLDMQGQIWRWTPEDDSWEMAYRSPLIEGKTGEEAPRDLGYRGMRVFQGKSDRKPNLYVSTMSTVLRGCAAHVLRSEDGLNFEPACEPGIGNDNISTFRELVDFDGYLYAPPAGEGIQFNSNRTGVLKRSNDPRPGNWETACDLGFGDKTNNGIFMMAKANDQLYAGTFNNYEGYQVWTTPRCGDGPLQWRRVIEKGAYRGPLSEIAMGMVEFNGALYVGSSIQNGGYDRTNLVGPGAGEIIRIWPDDSWDLLIGMPRDTPQGFKYPLSGIAPGFDNIFSGYTWRMCVHDGWLYVTTFDWSVFLQYAHRPSPTAKRLVDAVSFEQLAEVGGGFELWRTKDGVNWQPVTINGLNNPYNYGGRTMVSTPHGLAVGTANVFGGKSPARFASGWQYVENPDGGTEILLGDHNIKPYETPAPVRSAEVADIAAPKRTRRCDIAITGCTGFIGTNLIPKLLAKGYTIRALVLPGTGDVLPDSPQIELIEGGLGDTDALARLVEGARVVLHMAARLAGSCTLVELRETNVEGTHNLIRAVNAAGACARFVFCSSVAAYQNQFAEAEWPIHESSALRVDGGHDLSDYGMTKIAGENLARFYGRKFGYEHAILRFALVYGVGDPLVDPMVKTEAPKPEFGKGQQGEQPRQFVHVTDAVEAILRACFEPGARNETFTVAGPDVITYRDMGRMTRIAIGKASKDDLDPDRTRVWRRYVQQYDISKGKNKLKFYPSVPFAEGLREIVEAAQAKGELPRPGQAPRLARPGVDRPQRVLTEGQGADAADLPQETRGAAISAE, from the coding sequence GTGACCGATTTGCGTAAAGAAGGCGGCTCAGACGGGGTCGATCCGCTGCGGGGTGTGCGGCCGCACCCGGAGGCGGGCCCGGCCCTGACCGCGGGCAATTTCCGGCGTCTGGCCAAGAACGGCATCGGCGATCCGGCCAATGCCTATGTCCACGGCATGGAGTATTTCGAGGGCCGTCTTTATTGTGGCATGACCCGCAACTCATTCAAACTGCTCAACCTTTTCCCGCCGATTGACCCGCCTGCGCTGGACCCCTGGCCGGTGGACGTGCCCCCCAATGTGCGCGATCTCGACATGCAGGGCCAGATCTGGCGCTGGACCCCCGAAGACGACAGTTGGGAAATGGCCTATCGCTCGCCGCTGATCGAGGGCAAGACCGGAGAGGAGGCGCCGCGCGACCTCGGCTACCGCGGCATGCGGGTGTTCCAGGGCAAGTCCGACCGCAAGCCGAACCTTTATGTCTCGACCATGTCCACGGTGCTGCGCGGCTGTGCGGCCCATGTCCTGCGCTCCGAGGACGGGCTGAATTTCGAGCCTGCCTGCGAGCCGGGCATCGGCAACGACAACATCTCGACCTTCCGGGAGCTGGTGGATTTCGACGGCTACCTCTACGCGCCCCCCGCGGGCGAGGGGATCCAGTTCAACTCCAACCGCACCGGCGTGCTGAAACGCTCCAACGACCCGCGCCCCGGCAACTGGGAGACCGCCTGCGACCTGGGCTTCGGCGACAAGACCAACAACGGCATCTTCATGATGGCCAAGGCCAACGACCAGCTCTATGCCGGGACGTTCAACAATTACGAAGGCTACCAGGTCTGGACCACGCCGCGGTGCGGCGACGGGCCCCTGCAATGGCGCCGGGTGATCGAGAAGGGCGCCTATCGCGGCCCGCTGTCGGAGATCGCCATGGGCATGGTGGAATTCAACGGCGCACTCTATGTCGGCTCCTCGATCCAGAACGGCGGCTATGACCGCACCAACCTGGTGGGTCCCGGCGCGGGGGAAATCATCCGCATCTGGCCCGATGACAGCTGGGATCTGCTGATCGGGATGCCGCGGGACACGCCGCAGGGGTTCAAATACCCGCTCTCGGGGATCGCACCGGGCTTCGACAACATCTTCTCGGGCTACACCTGGCGGATGTGCGTCCATGACGGCTGGCTTTATGTCACCACCTTCGACTGGTCGGTCTTCCTGCAATACGCCCACCGCCCGTCGCCCACGGCCAAACGACTGGTCGACGCGGTCAGCTTCGAGCAGCTGGCGGAGGTCGGCGGCGGCTTTGAGCTCTGGCGCACCAAGGACGGGGTGAACTGGCAGCCGGTGACGATCAACGGGCTCAACAACCCCTACAATTACGGCGGCCGCACCATGGTCTCCACCCCGCACGGCCTGGCGGTGGGCACCGCCAACGTGTTCGGCGGCAAGAGCCCGGCGCGCTTCGCCTCGGGCTGGCAATATGTCGAGAACCCCGATGGCGGCACCGAGATCCTGCTGGGCGATCACAACATCAAGCCCTACGAGACCCCCGCACCCGTGCGCAGCGCCGAGGTGGCCGATATCGCCGCCCCCAAACGCACCCGCCGCTGCGACATCGCGATCACCGGCTGCACCGGGTTCATCGGCACCAACCTGATCCCCAAGCTGTTGGCGAAGGGCTACACCATCCGGGCGCTGGTGCTGCCGGGCACGGGCGACGTGCTGCCCGACAGCCCGCAGATCGAGCTGATCGAGGGCGGGCTGGGGGATACCGACGCGCTGGCCCGGCTGGTGGAGGGCGCGCGGGTTGTCCTGCACATGGCCGCGCGGCTGGCGGGGTCCTGCACCCTGGTCGAGCTGCGCGAGACCAACGTGGAAGGCACCCACAACCTGATCCGGGCGGTCAACGCTGCGGGCGCCTGCGCGCGCTTTGTGTTCTGCTCCTCGGTCGCGGCCTACCAGAACCAGTTCGCCGAGGCGGAATGGCCGATCCACGAAAGCTCCGCCCTGCGTGTGGATGGCGGGCACGACCTGTCCGATTACGGCATGACCAAGATCGCGGGCGAGAACCTCGCGCGGTTCTACGGCCGCAAGTTCGGCTACGAGCACGCCATCCTGCGCTTTGCCCTTGTCTACGGCGTGGGCGATCCGCTGGTCGATCCCATGGTCAAGACCGAAGCGCCCAAGCCGGAGTTCGGCAAGGGCCAGCAGGGCGAGCAGCCGCGCCAGTTCGTCCATGTCACCGACGCGGTGGAGGCGATCCTGCGCGCCTGTTTCGAGCCCGGCGCCCGGAACGAGACCTTCACCGTGGCGGGGCCGGACGTGATCACCTATCGTGACATGGGGCGGATGACCCGCATCGCGATCGGCAAGGCCAGCAAGGATGACCTGGACCCGGACCGCACCCGCGTCTGGCGCCGCTACGTGCAACAATACGATATTTCGAAAGGGAAGAATAAACTCAAATTTTATCCCTCAGTCCCGTTTGCAGAGGGCTTGCGGGAGATTGTCGAGGCGGCCCAGGCCAAGGGGGAGCTTCCGCGCCCCGGCCAGGCGCCGCGCCTGGCCAGACCGGGTGTCGACCGTCCCCAGCGCGTCCTGACCGAGGGGCAGGGCGCGGATGCGGCGGACCTGCCACAAGAGACAAGGGGCGCTGCGATCAGCGCCGAGTAA
- a CDS encoding alpha/beta fold hydrolase produces the protein MPRASLRGHTIHYQQIGDGPDVVLIHGLFCNIAFWWFRVAPQLAERFRVTALDLRGHGFSAMSDEGYRTVDLAGDVVALMDHLGIEKAHVIGHSFGGAVALAVATIGSDKVRRLSLVDAWVPSLQKMPPLSDTSSWPALQKRLRERGIVIEGELPRVAHGFFEELLETDRGPSRGQARGFGDAAVLAAMPVSAGRDRRPSRAMRRWRELMARTNAHEELHDPTGLEEDRIRSFTRRVDLVYGARSRYLDTRDGLARLMPEARSITVPNAGHFFPLLNPDALLSALETPDPPAPGRRWARNERASL, from the coding sequence ATGCCGAGAGCTTCCCTGCGCGGGCATACGATCCATTACCAGCAGATCGGGGACGGTCCCGATGTGGTGCTGATCCATGGGTTGTTCTGCAACATCGCCTTCTGGTGGTTCCGCGTGGCGCCCCAACTGGCCGAGCGGTTCCGCGTGACCGCGCTCGATTTGCGCGGGCACGGGTTCTCGGCGATGTCCGACGAAGGCTACCGCACGGTGGACCTGGCGGGCGACGTGGTCGCACTGATGGACCATCTCGGGATCGAGAAGGCCCATGTGATCGGGCACAGCTTCGGCGGGGCCGTGGCGCTCGCCGTGGCCACGATCGGCTCCGACAAGGTCCGGCGCCTGAGCCTCGTGGATGCCTGGGTGCCCTCGCTGCAGAAGATGCCGCCTTTGTCGGATACCAGCTCCTGGCCCGCCCTGCAAAAACGCCTGCGGGAGCGGGGCATCGTCATCGAGGGGGAGCTGCCCCGCGTCGCCCACGGGTTTTTCGAGGAACTGCTGGAGACCGATCGCGGCCCCTCGCGTGGGCAGGCCCGCGGCTTCGGCGATGCGGCGGTGCTGGCGGCCATGCCCGTGAGCGCGGGTCGGGACCGGCGCCCGTCCCGCGCCATGCGCCGCTGGCGCGAGTTGATGGCGCGCACCAACGCCCATGAGGAGCTGCACGATCCCACCGGGCTCGAAGAGGACCGCATCCGCAGCTTCACGCGCCGGGTCGACCTGGTTTACGGCGCGCGCTCGCGGTATCTCGATACGCGCGACGGGCTGGCGCGGTTGATGCCCGAGGCGCGCAGCATCACGGTGCCCAATGCGGGGCACTTCTTCCCGTTGCTGAACCCGGACGCGCTCCTGAGTGCGCTGGAGACACCGGACCCTCCGGCGCCCGGGCGGCGCTGGGCAAGGAATGAGCGAGCGAGTTTGTGA
- a CDS encoding alkaline phosphatase family protein, translated as MSQTKIQTVIIGLDGATYDMLDHLVAEGVMPNLGRIMAEGARGILASTIHPLTPPAWATLMTGRSPGNHGVFDFIRVDREGSKPSYTLATSADVKVPTIWQIASAAGKRATTLNYPVMFPAKPIDGVVIPGYVPWSYLGRAIHPRETFKMLKAKGVFKASEMSTDWQHERKAVQGLSENQLTDWVQFHITREQRWQDILLTLMEEEPSELTAVLFDGVDRIQHLCWHLIDPVSRDDYTTPESVAARELVLQYFRNVDDYLVQIIDKAGPQAQVFIVSDHGFTRSGTRIFYANTFLEHAGLLTWNAGVAMDDQGRVALDENTEASTLIDWAETKAYSLSSSSNAIFIRRAAKPGDPGVTDAAYEAFRDDLIAQLLAFTDPETGKPVIKSVFKREDAFPGTQTERAPDLTLQLHDYSFLSVLRADQPIKDRRVPYATHHPDGIFVATGPGIAAGTALDRLQIADVAPTALYSCGVEVPSEMEGKVAEQAFAEAYKADNPIRYTAGEGAAAGDTDDAALTGDAEEQIRERLKSLGYL; from the coding sequence ATGTCACAGACGAAAATTCAGACGGTTATCATTGGCCTTGATGGGGCGACCTACGACATGCTCGACCACCTGGTCGCGGAGGGGGTCATGCCCAATTTGGGGCGTATCATGGCCGAAGGCGCGCGCGGGATCCTGGCCTCGACGATCCACCCGCTGACCCCGCCGGCCTGGGCCACGCTGATGACCGGGCGCAGCCCCGGCAATCACGGTGTGTTCGACTTCATCCGGGTCGACCGCGAAGGGTCCAAGCCCAGCTACACGCTGGCGACCTCGGCGGATGTGAAGGTGCCGACCATCTGGCAGATCGCGAGCGCCGCCGGCAAGCGGGCGACGACCCTGAACTACCCGGTGATGTTCCCGGCCAAGCCGATCGACGGGGTGGTGATCCCGGGCTATGTGCCCTGGTCCTATCTCGGCCGCGCCATCCACCCGCGCGAGACCTTCAAGATGCTGAAGGCCAAGGGGGTCTTCAAGGCCTCCGAGATGTCCACCGACTGGCAGCATGAGCGCAAGGCCGTGCAGGGCCTGTCGGAGAACCAGCTGACCGATTGGGTGCAGTTCCACATCACGCGGGAACAGCGCTGGCAGGACATCCTGCTGACCCTGATGGAGGAAGAGCCGTCAGAGCTGACAGCCGTTCTGTTCGACGGCGTCGACCGGATCCAGCACCTCTGCTGGCACCTGATCGACCCGGTCAGCCGGGACGACTACACCACGCCGGAGTCGGTGGCGGCACGGGAGCTGGTGCTGCAATATTTCCGCAACGTGGACGACTACCTGGTGCAGATCATCGACAAGGCCGGGCCCCAGGCGCAGGTCTTCATCGTGTCCGATCACGGCTTTACCCGCTCGGGCACGCGGATCTTCTATGCCAATACCTTCCTGGAACATGCGGGGCTCCTGACCTGGAACGCGGGCGTGGCAATGGACGACCAGGGCCGCGTGGCGCTCGACGAGAATACCGAGGCCAGCACCCTGATCGACTGGGCCGAGACCAAGGCTTATTCGCTCAGTTCCTCCTCCAACGCGATCTTCATCCGCCGCGCGGCCAAGCCGGGCGATCCCGGCGTCACCGATGCGGCGTACGAGGCGTTCCGCGACGACCTGATCGCGCAGCTTCTGGCCTTCACCGACCCCGAGACCGGCAAGCCGGTGATCAAGTCGGTGTTCAAGCGCGAAGATGCCTTCCCCGGCACCCAGACCGAGCGCGCCCCGGACCTGACCCTGCAGCTCCATGATTACAGCTTCCTGTCGGTGCTGCGCGCGGACCAGCCGATCAAGGACCGGCGCGTGCCCTATGCCACCCACCACCCGGACGGCATCTTCGTGGCCACCGGGCCGGGGATCGCGGCGGGCACGGCGCTCGACCGGCTGCAGATCGCCGACGTGGCGCCCACGGCGCTCTATTCCTGCGGGGTCGAGGTGCCCTCGGAGATGGAGGGCAAGGTGGCCGAGCAGGCCTTCGCCGAGGCCTACAAGGCTGACAACCCGATCCGTTATACCGCGGGCGAGGGGGCGGCGGCGGGCGATACCGACGACGCGGCCCTGACCGGCGACGCCGAAGAGCAGATCCGCGAACGCCTGAAATCCCTCGGGTATCTCTGA
- a CDS encoding acyl carrier protein: MTPVSYDDAYKVMQEIFEDLADDLGEDEIDLKPESKVLDLGVESISLVYLISELQQNYGLGDQLFRKMREEDQLLKDMTVDDILKAVVALSARQNA, encoded by the coding sequence ATGACACCCGTGAGCTATGATGACGCCTACAAGGTGATGCAGGAGATTTTCGAGGATCTTGCCGACGACCTGGGCGAGGACGAGATCGACCTGAAACCCGAGAGTAAGGTGCTCGACCTCGGGGTGGAATCCATCAGCCTCGTCTACCTGATTTCCGAGTTGCAACAGAATTACGGGCTGGGCGACCAGCTGTTTCGGAAGATGCGCGAAGAGGATCAGCTTCTCAAGGATATGACCGTAGACGATATCCTCAAAGCGGTGGTCGCGCTCAGCGCCCGGCAGAACGCCTGA